A single region of the Drosophila takahashii strain IR98-3 E-12201 chromosome 2R, DtakHiC1v2, whole genome shotgun sequence genome encodes:
- the LOC108064766 gene encoding odorant receptor 67a-like, with protein MNGTFGVPLLLNFINSSLVVCNVGFQMTIGIIPSILISNRLKRYLQSNNVSFAVYEMNWLQSDARFRKMLLFMPMRAEKPACLKATVFLDVSMATMTTFLRVSYKFFCAIRMMYK; from the exons ATGAACGGTACCTTTGGAGTTCCATTGCTGTTAAACTTCATCAACTCCTCGCTGGTCGTTTGCAATGTGGGTTTTCAGATGACCATAGGCATTA TACCTTCTATACTGATTTCAAATAGACTGAAAAGATATTTGCAGAGTAACAATGTTAGCTTTGCTGTCTACGAAATGAATTGGTTGCAGTCCGACGCTCGATTCCGGAAAATGTTACTTTTTATGCCTATGCGGGCCGAAAAGCCCGCCTGCCTGAAGGCCACTGTATTCCTAGACGTATCAATGGCGACCATGACCACC TTCTTGCGAGTGTCCTACAAGTTTTTCTGCGCTATTCGAATGATGTATAAGTAG
- the LOC123003408 gene encoding odorant receptor 67a-like produces MRVKFVKKILTRKFGTVAKPAKVLPVGVEDFLRLATFYFNSMGVDPYESERKPSIGFQLYLVFHTINLFFVWFSMMVFVVESIGPNADFIKLSTVVGYITFGNVGVLKIIFVHLQKGKLSSLVRHMKLLFPPPIEKEREQYALRHYLKFCNQISRGFASLLMATVTINSMSSLVHYIIQSWWLKTPNAELTLPYVPWAPWNWRGTWRFWPTYLLQSIGNYTCTCGYISADLMMFAAVIQVVMHFDRLARTLREFDVLKRNHSNWKELRSLIAYHNQVLE; encoded by the coding sequence ATGAGGGTTAAGTTCGTTAAGAAGATACTGACTAGAAAGTTTGGAACCGTCGCGAAGCCGGCTAAAGTTTTACCCGTCGGCGTCGAGGACTTTTTAAGGCTGGCCACGTTTTACTTTAACTCCATGGGTGTCGATCCCTACGAATCGGAAAGGAAACCCAGCATCGGATTTCAGTTGTACCTTGTGTTTCACACAATCAACTTGTTCTTTGTGTGGTTTTCAATGATGGTGTTTGTTGTTGAATCCATAGGACCCAATGCGGATTTTATCAAGCTTTCCACGGTGGTGGGCTATATCACTTTCGGCAATGTCGGCGtcctgaaaataatatttgttcatTTGCAAAAGGGAAAGCTGAGCAGCCTGGTGCGGCATATGAAGTTGCTATTTCCACCGCCCATCGAAAAGGAGCGTGAACAGTATGCTCTGCGACATTATCTAAAGTTTTGCAACCAGATCTCAAGGGGTTTTGCGTCCCTTCTGATGGCTACGGTTACTATCAACAGCATGTCCTCACTGGTGCACTACATAATCCAAAGTTGGTGGCTTAAGACGCCGAATGCCGAGTTAACCTTGCCCTATGTACCATGGGCCCCTTGGAATTGGCGCGGAACCTGGAGATTCTGGCCGACTTATTTGCTTCAGTCCATTGGAAATTACACTTGCACCTGCGGCTATATATCCGCCGATCTTATGATGTTCGCTGCCGTCATCCAGGTTGTCATGCATTTCGATCGATTGGCCAGGACTCTCAGGGAATTCGATGTTCTAAAGCGGAACCATAGCAATTGGAAGGAGTTGAGATCTCTGATCGCTTACCACAATCAAGTACTGGAGTAG
- the LOC138912269 gene encoding uncharacterized protein isoform X1, with product MNSIAIFIMIFYLFLAVNGAPVSKDHLEDFAPNNTVDIRKEDFLPNVTHPILGRLHKIPQYLRRLKIDVENEFMRKIEPKLSIWPPFFEFSVEQPKAKSGVESSSQNPVEEVKPNPSLETLKILRILIKHVWKDAKALINKKMKGKDNEA from the exons ATGAACTCAATagcaatttttattatgatcTTTTATCTGTTCCTAG CAGTTAACGGAGCACCAGTATCGAAAGATCATCTAGAAGATTTTGCTCCTAATAATACTGTTGATATAAGGAAAGAAGATTTCCTGCCAAATGTTACACATCCAATTCTAGGTCGTCTTCATAAGATTCCGCAATATTTAAGACGTCTAAAGATTGATGTGGAAAACGAATTTATGCGGAAAATTGAACCAAAACTCTCGATTTGGCCaccttttttcgaattttcagTGGAACAGCCAAAAGCAAAAAGTGGTGTTGAGTCCAGTTCACAGAACCCTGTCGAGGAAGTCAAGCCAAATCCAAGTCTAGAAACTTTAAAGATACTGCGCATCCTTATCAAGCATGTTT GGAAAGATGCCAAGGCGCTCATAAACAAGAAAATGAAAGGAAAAGACAATGAGGCTTAG
- the LOC138912269 gene encoding uncharacterized protein isoform X2: MNSIAIFIMIFYLFLVNGAPVSKDHLEDFAPNNTVDIRKEDFLPNVTHPILGRLHKIPQYLRRLKIDVENEFMRKIEPKLSIWPPFFEFSVEQPKAKSGVESSSQNPVEEVKPNPSLETLKILRILIKHVWKDAKALINKKMKGKDNEA, from the exons ATGAACTCAATagcaatttttattatgatcTTTTATCTGTTCCTAG TTAACGGAGCACCAGTATCGAAAGATCATCTAGAAGATTTTGCTCCTAATAATACTGTTGATATAAGGAAAGAAGATTTCCTGCCAAATGTTACACATCCAATTCTAGGTCGTCTTCATAAGATTCCGCAATATTTAAGACGTCTAAAGATTGATGTGGAAAACGAATTTATGCGGAAAATTGAACCAAAACTCTCGATTTGGCCaccttttttcgaattttcagTGGAACAGCCAAAAGCAAAAAGTGGTGTTGAGTCCAGTTCACAGAACCCTGTCGAGGAAGTCAAGCCAAATCCAAGTCTAGAAACTTTAAAGATACTGCGCATCCTTATCAAGCATGTTT GGAAAGATGCCAAGGCGCTCATAAACAAGAAAATGAAAGGAAAAGACAATGAGGCTTAG
- the dnr1 gene encoding E3 ubiquitin-protein ligase MYLIP produces MWCIVNLPNGTQQAVKWDPKANGQECLEKVCRALNIICEMEYFGLEHWTPNQKESQTRQWINLRNRLSGDSGSSGSGIQLMLALRVKFWVPVHYILQESVRNLFYMQARRDLLEGRLTATDWSGAAKLAALLCQADGLRFNEASLRAECPMRMRRELAQQQQQQQQQAQQHRLEQQRKEKEHVLSFKKRRLSKQKSMEHIEICTLPTTTANTSNTSCSLQPSPSASASASASTSACSQTHSNSSSSSPSNSSSQTGLDERLASNPLRMYEEYLIQPSSEGEPPADYLRQIAMEHGKLAKLQMSPKSAKYWLLESIQNLEGYGEELFSGVTTNESATRCDIAVGAHGITVCRGGEKQSIPFGAIAAAKSLRRTFKLEYVDDHNDRKELEIKLPKQPIAAGLYRSITERHAFYVCDKVRGVVTNQFTRDLKGTIASMFMENTELGKRYVFDIQHTCREVHDQARRTLHERGGDLMAEGSADGCSAAAGGLGAVAGAGGDPMDAVAGVSGMAMALATGAGGSMAGKIDLAIREKEAREAAIERCVDTRISEAMQCKICMDRAINTVFNPCCHVIACAQCAARCSNCPNCRVKITSVVKIYLPPELRTSQTGSVATTTSGSSICDGPVEEQLQHQLDEISVAQPTAQEAAAGAGAGATGPGGQPKVTTAA; encoded by the exons GTCTGTCGTGCATTGAACATCATTTGCGAAATGGAGTACTTCGGCCTGGAGCACTGGACGCCCAACCAGAAGGAGTCGCAGACGCGCCAGTGGATCAACCTGCGCAACCGGCTGTCCGGCGACAGTGGaagcagtggcagtggcatcCAGTTAATGCTGGCCCTGCGGGTCAAGTTCTGGGTGCCGGTGCACTACATCCTCCAGGAGAGTGTGAGGAATCTGTTTTACATGCAGGCGAGAAGGGATCTGCTGGAGGGTCGACTAACTGCTACCGATTGGAGTGGAGCGGCCAAGTTGGCGGCGCTCCTCTGCCAGGCGGATGGATTGCGCTTCAATGAGGCGTCCCTAAGGGCCGAATGTCCCATGAGGATGAGGCGGGAGctggcccagcagcagcagcagcaacagcagcaggcgcAACAGCATCGCCTGGAGCAGCAGCGCAAGGAGAAGGAGCATGTCCTCAGCTTCAAGAAGCGTCGCCTGTCCAAGCAAAAGTCCATGGAGCACATCGAGATTTGCACTCTGCCAACAACAACGGCCAATACCTCCAATACCAGTTGCAGTCTCCAGCCCTCGCCATCCGCATCCGCCTCCGCATCCGCCTCCACATCCGCCTGCTCGCAAACCCACTCGAACAGCAGCTCCAGCAGTCCGAGCAATAGCAGCAGTCAAACGGGCCTGGACGAGCGATTGGCCAGCAATCCGCTGCGGATGTACGAGGAGTACCTGATTCAACCGAGTTCCGAGGGCGAGCCACCGGCGGATTACCTGCGCCAAATCGCCATGGAGCACGGCAAGCTGGCCAAGCTGCAGATGAGCCCCAAGTCGGCAAAGTACTGGCTGCTCGAGTCCATACAGAATCTCGAAGGATACGGCGAGGAGCTGTTCAGCGGAGTGACCACCAATGAGAGTGCCACGCGTTGCGATATCGCGGTGGGCGCCCATGGCATCACCGTCTGCCGGGGGGGTGAGAAACAAAG cATCCCCTTTGGCGCCATTGCTGCGGCCAAGTCGCTGCGTCGCACTTTCAAGCTGGAATACGTGGACGATCACAACGATCGGAAGGAGCTGGAGATCAAGTTGCCCAAACAGCCGATCGCGGCGGGACTCTACCGCTCCAtaaccgagcgccacgccttCTACGTGTGCGACAAGGTGCGCGGCGTGGTGACCAACCAGTTCACCCGGGATCTCAAGGGAACCATTGCCTCGATGTTCATGGAGAACACGGAGCTGGGCAAGCGCTACGTCTTCGATATCCAGCACACCTGTCGCGAGGTTCACGACCAGGCGAGGCGGACGCTCCACGAGCGGGGCGGCGATCTGATGGCCGAGGGCTCGGCCGACGGATGCTCTGCTGCCGCTGGAGGATTGGGCGCCGTTGCCGGAGCCGGCGGCGATCCCATGGATGCCGTGGCCGGGGTCAGCGGAATGGCGATGGCACTCGCGACTGGTGCCGGCGGCTCCATGGCCGGCAAGATAGATTTGGCCATTCGCGAGAAGGAGGCGCGTGAGGCGGCGATTGAGCGTTGCGTGGATACGCGCATCTCGGAGGCCATGCAGTGCAAGATCTGCATGGACCGCGCCATCAACACAGTGTTCAATCCGTGCTGTCACGTCATCGCCTGTGCGCAGTGCGCTGCAAG ATGCAGCAACTGCCCCAACTGCCGGGTGAAGATAACCAGCGTGGTCAAAATCTATCTGCCGCCGGAGCTGCGCACCAGCCAAACCGGCAGCGTCGCCACAACcaccagcggcagcagcatctGCGATGGCCCCgtggaggagcagctgcagcatcaGCTGGACGAGATCTCAGTGGCACAACCCACAGCCCAGGAGgcggcagcaggagcaggagcaggagccacAGGACCTGGCGGACAGCCAAAGGTCACGACGGCCGCCTAG